The following nucleotide sequence is from Sander lucioperca isolate FBNREF2018 chromosome 19, SLUC_FBN_1.2, whole genome shotgun sequence.
attacgtttgagttaacgttattttagactgaatctagctgtcagctagcggttagccgaattagctgttagctaaactaacgttagcttcccggtggaggctagccataggctagcgtggaacagatcgtgcaggtcgtatggatacgtaaaacagtattatcttgcgcatgtgcagaacggatcgtgcaggcagaacggatcgtgtaccgacaggtacagctccatagagtcccattcattctgcactggcctgtgagcgccccctatatggaactctggtggaactgcaaccagttcagaagccggaagtaacgagagagtggaacttcttcccttattagaaattctttggacAAACttccaaaaaagtgacaacaactttgaaaaaagagacagtagaagtaactacagccttggaactgaaaaacattttgcaaaaaatgtcatgtaccccctgcagtcctccaaagtacccctagggggacacgtatcccctgcagtcctccagagtacccctagggggacacgtatcccctgcagtcctccagagtacccctagggggacacgtaccccctgtagtcctccagagtacccctagagggacacgtaccccctgcagtcctccagagtacccctagagggacacgtaccccctgcaatcctccagagtacccctagagggacacgtaccccctgcagtcctccaaagtacccctaaggggacacgtaccccctgcagtcctccaaagtacccctagggggacacataccccatttgagaaacactggtctgGAGAATCACTGTTTGCACACACATCGTCCCCAGAAGAGAGAGCGCTTTTAAACACAGCAAAGTTCTGCTCAGTCGCGGCGCTGGTAACGAACTTTGACAACATCAGACGCATTTATAGCAAACGTTAACGTCGATAGTTTCCAATGTCTTTATTAGACATAATCTCAATTTGTCGTCAGGGCGGCAACTAACAAATAATAACGTTGATTATTacctggatgaatggatgagttgttaggtctctaaaatgtagatcagagtttcccaaaaagcccaagatgacgtcctcacatGTCACgttctgtccacaactcaaagatcttcagtttcctgtcccagaggagagaagaaactagaacaaactcacatttaacaagctggaatcagagaagtttgacttttatttttctgtgtgtgttgacaAGACTAAGTAGgctaatcagtccttccagaaaaatttggggtttttttgtgattgttgtgggcaaaaatccttgattatgcatcacgttttcttaaaaaatgcgatggaatatgcgggatgtTTATGcgattttatgcaatgaaattgcgggaacttgcaaaaacagcttttcgatgatgttcacatcgcgtaattacgtcacttcataacatggcaacagggggaaatagctgctcttgtgtgaagtaaacgcaacatttttcaactttctgctaagatatatgtgacttttttgcaatgaaaatgcggggattatgaaatcatgcaagccccgcatattttgcgcggaaattggaaatttatgcggcgaaagtgcggcatatttgaaaaaatgcggcccccccgcataaatatgcagactttggctgattatgcactgaattatgcgatcgcatgaTGGCGTTTTTCTGGAGAGACTGGCTAATGTTTGCAGCTCTAAGCTGAAGGGGCATGAGACATGTTTCTTCATTGGTTTGTCTGGAATGGGACGTTCTTTGCAGTTCTCTATTACTAAAATACAGTCAGGCTCAGAGTGGGCAGGTTCACGTTTTACTTACTATGAAGTCAGTTTGGTGTGTCGgagcatcagtgtgtgtgtgtgtgtgtgtgtgtgtctgtgtgtgtgtgtgtgtgtgtgtgtgtctctgtgtgtctctgtgtgtgtctgtgtgtgtgtgtgtgtgtgtgtgtgtgtctgtgtgtgtgtgtgtgtgtgtgtgtgtgtgtgtgtgtgtctgtgtgtctctgtgtgtctctgtgtgtgtctgtgtgtgtgtgtgtgtctgtctgtgtgtgtgtgtgtgtgtgtgtgtgtgtgtgtgtgtctgtgtgtgtgtgtgtctgtgtgtgtgtgtgtgtgtgtgtgtgtgtgtgtgtgtgtgtgtatgtgtgtgtctgtgtgtctctgtgtgtctgtgtgtgtgtgtctgtgtgtgtgtgtgtgtgtgtctctgtgtgtctctgtgtgtgtctgtgtgtgtgtgtgtgtgtctgtctgtgtgtgtgtgtgtgtgtgtgtgtgtgtgtgtgtgtgtgtgtgtgtgtgtgtgtctgtgtgtgtgtgtgtgtgtgtgtgtgtgtgtctctgtgtgtgtctgtgtgtgtgtgtgtgtgtgtgtgtgtgtgtgtgtgtgtgtgtgtctgtgtgtgtgtgtgtgtgtgtgtgtgtctgtgtgtgtgtgtgtgtgtgtgtgtgtgtgtgtgtttgtgtgtctctgtgtgtgtgtgtgtgtgtgtgtctgtgtgtgtgtgtgtgtgtgtgtgtgtttgtgtgtctctgtgtgtgtgtgtgtgtgtgtgtgtgtgtctgtgtgtctgtgtgtgtgtgtgtgtgtgtgtgtgtgtgtgtgtgtgtgtgtgtgtgtgtgtgtgtctgtgtctgtgtgtgtgtgtgtgtgtgtgtgtgtgtgtctgtgtgtgtgtgtgtgtgtgtgtgtgtgtgtgtgtgtgtgtgtgtgtctgtgtgtgtgtgtgtgtgtgtgtgtgtgtctgtgtctgtgtgtgtgtgtgtgtgtgtgtgtctgtgtgtctgtgtgtgtgtgtgtgtgtgtgtgtgtctgtgtgtttctgtgtgtgtgtgtgtgtgtgtgtgtgtgtgtgtgtgtgtgtgtgtctgtgtgtgtgtgtgtgtgtgtgtgtgtgtgtgtgtgtgtgtgtgtgtgtgtgtgtgtgtctgagggaGGTGGTGAGTCCATGGGAAAGCGCTGCAGGGATAAAAGCACCACTTGACCCTGAGCAGCGCTGTTTGCTTTCATAAAGCCAGCGGGGAGGGGGGGCAGAcgtgtgagggggggggggggggggggtgggcaGACGTGTGAGGGGGGGGCGAGGTCAGTATCGGCTGCGTTCACAGGCCGTCTCTCTGCAGCGTTTCTTTGGGTTTTAGCAGCAGTCTGCAAATGTTTCGAGgcttttatattaaaaaaaaggacaGTTTCTGTATCTCAACACAATGAAGCAGAACGTTGCACTATTATAATCCGAGAAgacctccaaaccatacgaccatATCGGCcgtttgtccccccccccccccctctaatCAGACCCACTTTACCACGTTATCTGTCCTAATACTGAAACCGGAGAAGGTATAACGGTCACGGTTTTAAACACAACGTTAACGATGTGAAacggtcccagtttggttaggttcagacaccaaaactactgagttaaaCTGATAacacagtccttccagaaaaaaaattttgttgtgattgttgcgggccaaaatccttgattatgcgacacgttttcttaaaaaatgtgatggaatatgcgggatatttatgcagttttatgcgatgaaattgcgggaacttgcaaaaactgcggtttcatcatggcttcatcggggggtttgcagcttttcaatgatgttcacgttgcgtaattacgtcacttcataacgtcacttcataacgtcacttcataaccactttgtctctctctctctctctctgtccctatctctctctctctttctctctctctctttgtctctctctctctctctctctctctctctctctccctctctttgtctctctctctctctctctctctctctctctctctctctctctctctctctctgcaggttaTTTTGACGCCCACGCTCTGGCGCTGGACTTCCTGTCTCTGGGTTTCCGGGAGTGTGTGACGGAGGTTTCCCGTTACCTGAGCGCCGCGGAGGGCCTGGACTCCAGCGACCCCCTGCGCTCCCGCCTCCTGTCCCACCTCGCCTCCTGCTCCTCGCAGCGCGACACCGCCGCCCTCACCATCACCTCCCACTCCTCctacccccaccaccaccaccactacccCCTCCAGCAGCAGTCTCACCCGTTAACTCACCCCTTCCACCCCCACCACTGGGCCGCAGCTGCTGCTGTCGCCACAGCGGCTGCGTTCCGGCCTCCGGGATACGGACTGagcgggctgtgcgtttctccgGACACCGCAGGAGGCGGAGCCCCCCAGAGGCTGGCGGAGACATCCCAGCGCAGCCACGCAGACTCCAccacttcctcttcctcctcctcctcctcctccgctcaCACCCCTCTCTccgcctccctcctctccctctcggCGTCGTTTCCCATCGCCCTCCACGGAGGATTCCCCATGCTGCCTCCGGCCTCCTTCCCCTCCTCCgctaccaccaccaccaccagtcctcccatctcttcttcctcttcctcttcctcctcctcctcctcttcctcctccgccCAGACTCCTCGCAGCAGCAGCAATAAGCCCTACAGACCGTGGGGAACTGAGGTCGGAGCTTTCTGACCGTTGACTAACCCTCAAACTGTTTTAACAGCCTGAAAAACACTTTTTATCACCAGCCAACTAATTACTTATAACCCTCACTTAATGCGTCCGGTATACTCGCCGTACCGGACCTGTCGCACACCAGTGTGTCGTCACGGGAGCGCCGTCACTgtttatactcgcgcgtggtggtcgcgacactagttgcagtcttctcctgaacagaggtggcgctaatgaggaaaggctactgactttgctatttcttcggactagaagaagaagaaaaaggtaaacaacagcagaactggcagcagcattgacgtcaatgcttcgatctgattggatgagcttcttggtgggatcaagcctttcattcaccataaaagaactcatcttaacccagtaagtttacaagagagacctgCAGTCACTcagagagtcctggcatcacgtTGCCCTCGAGCTCGTCCATGcttcccgtttccgctttgtcgaaCAAAAATTGAGTGGTGCACGACTTCTGGATGCGCACTttaaatcctggcgcgccagcgagatctacgtcatttttaCGTCACATTGGCGCGCAACAGGTCGGGTGCGGCGACTGTAAAATagtcgggtcaaatttgacacgttttcaaagttttttatatcagaaatatgggtttctttcaaccaaaatgcccaaatataacatggatgaatggatgtacgttgtatggaacccatacagtattctgactaaacttcgacataaaccagtctgtgatccactcaacatcctctgatcttaactattagtcaaaataatttcaTTCATTTCTGCCTTTTTAACTCAACATAATTAGGtttaatgtcatataaattaggtttattgaccatgaatttaaaacaaatgttgaaaaagtgataaaaacgttttaaaatgtgtcaaaagcattaaaaaaaatgagccaaaaatgctgaaaaaagcaccaaaaattcTATTTCACTTTTGACCTGGATGGACAACGagttcatggtcgacgggaagacaacacacgCCAAAATgtaacctagggtctttttgtgaatgtacccgagtcaaactttcgtttaaaagcatatttaggacagaagcgccacttttatgatgtaccgtattttcatttttcggtcaaatggccttttgaatgggagtgctagggacacttttatgctagcctcaaaatagctatttttaaaacacaaagg
It contains:
- the hey2 gene encoding hairy/enhancer-of-split related with YRPW motif protein 2, with the protein product MKRPCEDSSSAESDAEETIDVGRESISPGHMKTSFMGCGSPTTTTQVMARKKRRGIIEKRRRDRINNSLSELRKLVPTAFEKQGSAKLEKAEILQMTVDHLKVLQATGGKGYFDAHALALDFLSLGFRECVTEVSRYLSAAEGLDSSDPLRSRLLSHLASCSSQRDTAALTITSHSSYPHHHHHYPLQQQSHPLTHPFHPHHWAAAAAVATAAAFRPPGYGLSGLCVSPDTAGGGAPQRLAETSQRSHADSTTSSSSSSSSSAHTPLSASLLSLSASFPIALHGGFPMLPPASFPSSATTTTTSPPISSSSSSSSSSSSSSSAQTPRSSSNKPYRPWGTEVGAF